CTATTATAAGTCTGAAACATTTAAAGTTCAGGCAAATGCAAAATTCAAAGTTAAAGTTAAGGAAGACACTTCATATATTTGTCGATACGAATAAGGTTTTATCCCTATTCATTGTTGTGCTTAATTGAGGCATGCTAACAAACTGCAATGCTTCCTGAGCAGCCTTATGGAATCATTTGAATTCCTTTTTCAATTCTATTAATCGTTTCTTGTTTTCCCAGTATTTCAGCAATATCAAATAAATGCGGCCCCATACCTGAGCCTACCAGACACAGACGGAAAACATTCATAACTGCTCCAAAACCCAACTCTTTTTCTTCCAAATAAGATTTCACTCTATCCTCTATTGTTTTGGACGTAAAATCATCTATTTGGCCAAGTAAATCAATTACTTCCTTTAATATTTCCGGGCTGTTTTCTTTCCAACGTTTTTTAACAATTTTTTCATCATATTCCTCAGGTGCAACAAAGAAAAACCAGGATTGTTCCCATATGTCTGCAACAAAAGTTGCTCGTTCCCGAACCAATTCAACTATTCTTTGTACAAATGAAATATCTACAACAATTTCTTTTTCATTCAATAAATCATTGAATTCAAGACTTAATTCATCAATATCTTGCAATTGCATATAGTGATGATTGAACCATTTTGCTTTTTCAGGGTCAAATTTTGCTCCTGACTTACTTACTCTATCCAGTGAGAAAAGATTGATTAATTCATCTAAAGTAAATATTTCTTGCTCAGTACCCGGATTCCAACCTAGTAATGCCAATATATTACAAACGGCTTCTGGGAAATATCCAGATTCTTTATAGCTTGATGATATTTCACCACTTGCAGGATCAGTCCATTCCAAGGGAAATACAGGGAATCCACCAGCATCACCATCACGTTTGCTCAACTTACCTTTACCTGTAGGCTTCAAAATTAATGGCATATGGGCAAATTGAGGCATGCTATCCTCCCATCCCAAAAATTGATACAGTAAAACATGCAATGGAGCTGAAGGCAACCATTCTTCTCCCCGAATGACATGGGTTATTTTCATTAAATGATCATCAACAACATTCGCTAAATGATATGTAGGCAAGCCATCCGATTTAAACAATACTTTATCATCTAATTCATTGCTTTGAAAAACAACTTCACTTCGAATTACATCCATTAATCGAATTTCCTCATTTTCTGGAATTTTAACCCGAATTACATAGGAATCACCATCCTTCATTCTTTTCTGAACATCTTCTTTCGAAAGTGTTAAAGAATTGATCATTTGCTTTCGTGTAGTTGAATCATATTTAAATTTCTCCTTGCGAGACTCAAACTCTTCGCGGACTTTATTCAATTCATCTGGGCTGTCAAATGCAATGTAGGCTTTATCATTCTCCAATAAATAATCTGAATACTGTTTGTATATCTTTTTTCGCTCAGATTGCCTGTATGGTTCATGCTGTCCACCAATCTCTGGACCCTCATCAAATTCCATCCCTAACCAATGCAACGATTCCTTAATATATTCCTCAGCCCCTTCAACAAAACGAGTCTGATCAGTGTCTTCAATTCGTAGAATAAATTTCCCATTATTTTTTTTGGCAAACAGATAATTATACAATGCGGTTCTAACACCTCCAATATGAAGTGGACCTGTTGGACTGGGTGCAAATCGAACACGAATTTCCTGGCTCATGATAATATTTTTAACTGTCAAATTTCACGCAAAATTAGGCTTATTTTTGTGGGGAGTAAAATTCGAATAAGTGCTGCCCTTCGACTACGCTCAGGACAGCAATCACATATACAAATCCTAATTATGGAAAAGAAAATCATCAAAGAATATAAAAAAAAGGATATCACAGTAATTTGGAAAGCCCACAAATGTATTCACTCTGCAAATTGTGTAAAAGGTTTGAATGAAGTGTTTAACCCAAAAGAACGTCCTTGGA
The DNA window shown above is from Bacteroidota bacterium and carries:
- a CDS encoding DUF1255 family protein produces the protein YYKSETFKVQANAKFKVKVKEDTSYICRYE
- a CDS encoding glutamate--tRNA ligase, with the protein product MSQEIRVRFAPSPTGPLHIGGVRTALYNYLFAKKNNGKFILRIEDTDQTRFVEGAEEYIKESLHWLGMEFDEGPEIGGQHEPYRQSERKKIYKQYSDYLLENDKAYIAFDSPDELNKVREEFESRKEKFKYDSTTRKQMINSLTLSKEDVQKRMKDGDSYVIRVKIPENEEIRLMDVIRSEVVFQSNELDDKVLFKSDGLPTYHLANVVDDHLMKITHVIRGEEWLPSAPLHVLLYQFLGWEDSMPQFAHMPLILKPTGKGKLSKRDGDAGGFPVFPLEWTDPASGEISSSYKESGYFPEAVCNILALLGWNPGTEQEIFTLDELINLFSLDRVSKSGAKFDPEKAKWFNHHYMQLQDIDELSLEFNDLLNEKEIVVDISFVQRIVELVRERATFVADIWEQSWFFFVAPEEYDEKIVKKRWKENSPEILKEVIDLLGQIDDFTSKTIEDRVKSYLEEKELGFGAVMNVFRLCLVGSGMGPHLFDIAEILGKQETINRIEKGIQMIP